In a single window of the Equus quagga isolate Etosha38 chromosome 7, UCLA_HA_Equagga_1.0, whole genome shotgun sequence genome:
- the ASL gene encoding argininosuccinate lyase — protein MASESGKLWGGRFVGTVDPIMEKFNSSITYDRHLWEVDVQGSKAYSRGLEKAGLLTKAEVDQILHGLDKVAEEWAQDTFKLNPNDEDIHTANERRLKELIGETAGKLHTGRSRNDQVVTDLRLWMRQNCWTLSALLWGLIRTMVDRAEAERDILFPGYTHLQRAQPIRWSHWILSHAVALTRDSERLLEVQKRINVLPLGSGAIAGNPLGVDRELLRAELNFGAITLNSMDATSERDFVAEFLFWASLCMTHLSRMAEDLILYSTKEFSFVQLSDAYSTGSSLMPQKKNPDSLELIRSKAGRVFGRCAGLLMTLKGLPSTYNKDLQEDKEAVFEVSDTMSAVLQVATGIISTLQIHPENMARALSPDMLATDLAYYLVRKGMPFRQAHEASGKAVFMAETKGVALNQLSLQELQTISPLFSGDVSHVWDYGHSVEQYAALGGTARSSVDWQISQVRALLRAQQA, from the exons ATGGCATCAGAG AGCGGGAAGCTGTGGGGTGGCCGGTTTGTGGGCACGGTGGACCCCATCATGGAGAAGTTCAACTCATCCATCACCTATGACCGGCACCTGTGGGAGGTGGACGTGCAGGGCAGCAAGGCCTACAGCCGGGGCCTGGAGAAGGCGGGCCTCCTCACCAAGGCTGAGGTGGACCAGATACTCCATGGCCTAGACAAG GTGGCTGAGGAGTGGGCCCAGGACACCTTCAAACTAAACCCCAATGATGAGGACATCCACACGGCCAATGAGCGGCGTCTGAAG gagCTCATCGGAGAAACCGCAGGGAAGCTGCATACAGGACGAAGTCGAAACGACCAG GTGGTCACAGACCTCAGGTTGTGGATGCGGCAGAACTGCTGGAcgctctctgccctcctctggggGCTCATCAGAACGATGGTGGATCGGGCAGAGGC GGAACGTGACATCCTCTTCCCAGGGTACACACACCTACAGAGGGCTCAGCCCATCCGCTGGAGCCATTGGATCCTGAG CCATGCCGTGGCACTGACCAGAGACTCTGAGAGGCTGCTGGAGGTGCAGAAGCGGATCAACGTCCTGCCCCTGGGGAG CGGGGCCATTGCAGGCAATCCTCTGGGTGTGGACCGGGAGCTGCTCCGAGCAG AACTGAACTTTGGGGCTATCACTCTCAACAGCATGGATGCTACCAGTGAGCGAGACTTTGTGG CTGAGTTCCTGTTCTGGGCTTCACTGTGCATGACCCATCTTAGCAGGATGGCTGAGGATCTCATCCTCTACAGCACCAAGGAATTCAGCTTTGTGCAGCTCTCAGATGCGTACAG CACTGGAAGCAGCCTGATGCCCCAGAAGAAAAACCCAGATAGCCTGGAGCTGATCCGGAGCAAGGCGGGGCGAGTGTTTGGGCGG TGTGCTGGGCTCCTGATGACACTGAAAGGACTTCCGAGCACCTACAACAAGGACTTACAG GAGGACAAGGAAGCCGTGTTTGAAGTGTCAGACACCATGAGCGCCGTCCTCCAAGTGGCCACTGGTATCATCTCTACACTGCAG ATTCATCCTGAGAACATGGCACGGGCTCTTAGTCCTGACATGCTGGCCACTGACCTTGCCTACTACCTGGTCCGCAAAGGG ATGCCATTCCGCCAGGCCCACGAGGCCTCTGGCAAAGCCGTGTTCATGGCTGAGACCAAGGGGGTTGCCCTTAACCAGCTGTCGCTGCAGGAGCTACAGACCATCAG CCCCCTGTTCTCGGGTGACGTGAGCCACGTTTGGGACTACGGGCACAGCGTTGAGCAGTATGCTGCCCTGGGTGGCACAGCGCGCTCCAGTGTTGACTGGCAGATCAGCCAGGTGCGAGCACTGCTGCGGGCACAGCAGGCCTAG